One Dethiosulfovibrio salsuginis genomic window carries:
- the thiM gene encoding hydroxyethylthiazole kinase, producing MNVPEKLRHCWETVGQIRPLVYHVTNFVAASFQADICLALGASPVMSPSEKEAPELVRVADSVLINIGTPTESSIKTIHAAMRTAGVTGKPVVLDPVGYGSTEKRTSLVDDIMRRYAVSIIKGNASEIALMAGCQGTTRGVDATGTCRADTAAFKLAQKYGTIAIATGRTNYVSDGNRVFEIHGGSDMMERITAGGCGVGSIIAAILGSSGDVLASAIAGLLAMDIAAEKALEAGPGSFKVSLIDHLYGLSRTGLGDLEGRLSLQDRIVG from the coding sequence ATGAACGTACCGGAAAAACTCAGACACTGCTGGGAGACCGTAGGACAGATAAGACCTCTGGTCTACCACGTCACCAACTTCGTAGCCGCCTCCTTTCAGGCGGACATATGCCTGGCCCTAGGTGCATCGCCGGTCATGTCTCCGTCGGAAAAAGAGGCCCCTGAACTGGTCAGAGTCGCCGACTCGGTGCTTATAAACATAGGGACTCCCACCGAGTCGTCGATAAAGACCATCCACGCCGCCATGAGAACCGCCGGTGTCACAGGGAAACCGGTGGTGCTCGACCCCGTCGGCTACGGTTCGACAGAGAAACGAACCTCTCTGGTGGACGACATCATGAGACGATACGCCGTCTCCATCATAAAAGGCAACGCCTCGGAGATAGCCCTAATGGCGGGCTGTCAGGGAACTACCAGAGGTGTGGACGCCACAGGGACCTGTCGAGCGGACACCGCTGCCTTTAAGCTGGCCCAGAAGTACGGGACCATAGCGATAGCCACAGGCAGGACGAACTACGTAAGCGACGGGAACAGGGTCTTCGAGATCCACGGAGGAAGCGACATGATGGAGAGGATAACCGCCGGAGGCTGTGGGGTTGGATCGATCATAGCGGCCATACTGGGATCCAGCGGCGACGTGCTGGCCTCGGCTATAGCGGGCCTTCTCGCCATGGACATAGCGGCGGAAAAGGCCCTGGAGGCCGGACCGGGAAGCTTCAAGGTCTCCCTTATAGACCACCTCTACGGCCTGTCCAGAACAGGCCTCGGAGACCTGGAGGGTAGACTGTCCCTCCAGGACAGAATCGTGGGATGA
- a CDS encoding Tex family protein — translation MEAIYRETLAKELNIPQSSVVATAALLDEGCTVPFIARYRKEATGTLDEVVIAAIRDGLERLVETDKRRGAIISSLEERKLLTDDLKVRLEEARTLTALEDIYLPYRPKRRTKATIAREKGLSPLADTVMAQGGLNPLEMAEGYVDPEKGVQSPQEALEGALHILAEEISENIEARTSMRAIFVRNGRIKSKVKPGKEEEGSRFADWFDWEEPILKAPSHRILALFRGEAEGVISVTVRPSAELAYAKLDGLFVKGSGPDSEAVKEAIRDGYKRLLEPSMETEARNALKTKADREAISVFAKNVREVLMAPPLGRKRVMALDPGYRTGVKVTCLDETGEMVHHETIFPHTSAHMRDKALERAGQMYREHRIDAVAVGNGTASRETEQFLRECLPEDAQVYSVNESGASIYSASTLAREEFPDLDVSYRGAVSIGRRLMDPLAELVKIDPKSIGVGQYQHDVDQKALKKSLDDVVASCVNSVGVEVNTASPQLLSFVSGLSPKLAKSVVERRRQEGPFRTRKELLKVPGLGPKTYQQAAGFIRIRGGEHPLDDSSVHPERYDLVERMASDLGCSVTDLLKDRELRDAIDPSNYVGEDVGLPTINDILQELAKPGRDPREELKPFSFDPSVNEMSDLKAGMVLPGIVTNVTNFGAFVDVGVHQDGLVHVSVLSDKFVKDPYQVVKPGQKVSVTVLEVDLKRKRLSLSMKKK, via the coding sequence ATGGAAGCAATTTACAGAGAAACTCTGGCCAAGGAGCTGAATATCCCTCAGAGCAGCGTGGTCGCGACGGCGGCACTTTTGGACGAAGGATGTACCGTACCTTTTATAGCCCGCTACCGCAAGGAAGCTACGGGAACCTTGGACGAGGTGGTTATAGCTGCAATAAGGGACGGTCTGGAGAGGCTGGTGGAGACCGATAAAAGGCGAGGGGCGATTATTTCCTCTCTGGAGGAGAGAAAACTTCTCACCGACGATCTCAAGGTCAGGTTGGAGGAGGCCAGGACCCTCACGGCACTGGAGGATATATACCTTCCCTACCGCCCAAAGAGGCGCACAAAGGCCACGATAGCCAGGGAAAAGGGACTTTCCCCTCTGGCGGATACCGTAATGGCCCAAGGCGGTCTGAACCCTCTGGAGATGGCTGAAGGATACGTCGATCCGGAAAAGGGCGTTCAATCCCCTCAGGAGGCCCTGGAGGGGGCCCTCCATATTCTGGCGGAGGAGATCAGCGAGAACATAGAGGCCAGGACGTCTATGAGAGCTATCTTCGTCCGAAACGGACGGATAAAGAGCAAGGTAAAGCCGGGTAAAGAGGAGGAAGGCTCTCGGTTCGCCGACTGGTTCGACTGGGAGGAACCTATCCTCAAGGCCCCTTCCCACAGGATACTGGCCCTTTTCAGAGGGGAGGCGGAAGGGGTTATATCCGTCACCGTTCGTCCGTCGGCGGAGCTGGCCTACGCCAAGCTCGACGGGCTCTTCGTCAAAGGGAGCGGCCCAGACTCAGAGGCGGTCAAAGAGGCGATTCGGGACGGCTACAAGAGGCTTCTCGAGCCCTCTATGGAGACGGAAGCCCGAAACGCCCTGAAGACCAAGGCGGACAGGGAGGCTATTTCGGTTTTCGCCAAAAACGTCAGGGAGGTGTTGATGGCCCCCCCTCTGGGCAGGAAGAGGGTTATGGCCTTGGACCCGGGATATCGAACCGGTGTCAAGGTGACCTGTCTCGACGAGACCGGCGAGATGGTCCATCACGAGACTATCTTTCCCCACACCTCCGCCCATATGAGGGACAAGGCCCTGGAGAGGGCTGGACAGATGTACCGAGAACACCGTATAGATGCGGTGGCGGTAGGAAACGGAACCGCCAGCAGGGAGACGGAGCAGTTTTTGAGGGAATGTCTTCCTGAGGACGCCCAGGTCTACTCGGTCAACGAGAGCGGGGCGTCCATCTACTCCGCATCGACACTTGCGAGGGAGGAATTTCCCGATCTCGATGTGTCCTACAGAGGGGCGGTGTCTATCGGTAGGAGGCTGATGGATCCCTTGGCGGAACTGGTAAAGATAGATCCTAAGTCCATAGGGGTGGGCCAGTATCAGCACGATGTGGATCAGAAGGCCCTCAAGAAGTCTCTGGACGACGTTGTTGCGTCATGCGTCAACTCCGTAGGGGTCGAGGTGAACACCGCCAGCCCTCAGCTTCTCTCCTTCGTGTCGGGGTTGAGCCCTAAGCTGGCGAAGTCGGTGGTGGAGAGAAGGAGACAGGAGGGGCCTTTCAGGACCAGGAAGGAGCTTCTCAAGGTTCCGGGGCTAGGCCCTAAGACCTACCAGCAGGCGGCGGGGTTTATAAGGATAAGAGGAGGGGAACACCCTCTGGACGACAGCTCCGTCCATCCCGAGAGGTACGATCTGGTGGAGAGGATGGCGTCCGACCTGGGATGTTCTGTGACCGATCTGCTCAAAGACCGTGAGCTAAGAGATGCCATAGATCCCTCAAACTACGTAGGAGAGGACGTTGGGCTACCTACAATAAACGATATACTCCAGGAGCTTGCCAAGCCCGGAAGGGATCCGAGGGAAGAGCTAAAACCCTTTTCGTTCGATCCCTCGGTGAACGAGATGTCCGACCTTAAGGCGGGGATGGTTTTGCCCGGGATAGTCACCAACGTGACAAATTTTGGGGCTTTCGTGGATGTGGGAGTCCATCAGGACGGATTGGTTCACGTCAGCGTGCTCTCCGATAAGTTCGTCAAAGATCCCTATCAGGTTGTAAAGCCCGGCCAAAAGGTCTCGGTGACGGTGCTGGAGGTTGACCTCAAGAGAAAGAGGCTGTCCCTCTCGATGAAGAAAAAATAG
- a CDS encoding D-lyxose/D-mannose family sugar isomerase, giving the protein MKRAEYEKIRYQAKDLTAKANIAVRDEEWESYEVADYGLGDFYSVGLGIIVYVNTDRVCTKELVLFPNQHSPEHRHPPIGGGDGKEETFRCRYGTCYLFVEGDPTETVSCQPPDLCGPWCTVWHQITLNPGDQYTLMPNVLHWFQAGPEGCVVSEFSTHSDDGSDVFTNPNIRRIPVIEG; this is encoded by the coding sequence ATGAAGCGGGCTGAATACGAAAAGATCCGTTATCAAGCCAAAGACCTCACGGCCAAGGCCAACATCGCCGTCAGGGACGAAGAGTGGGAAAGCTACGAGGTGGCGGACTACGGCCTAGGCGACTTCTACTCCGTGGGACTCGGGATCATAGTCTACGTCAACACCGACAGGGTATGCACCAAAGAGCTGGTCCTTTTTCCCAATCAGCATAGCCCCGAACACCGCCATCCACCGATCGGCGGAGGCGACGGCAAAGAGGAGACCTTCCGCTGTCGGTACGGAACCTGTTATCTGTTCGTCGAGGGAGACCCAACCGAAACGGTCTCCTGTCAACCGCCGGACCTCTGCGGCCCCTGGTGTACCGTATGGCATCAGATAACATTAAACCCCGGAGACCAGTACACATTGATGCCCAACGTCCTTCACTGGTTTCAGGCAGGGCCGGAGGGATGTGTGGTGTCCGAGTTCTCCACCCACAGCGACGACGGCTCCGACGTCTTCACAAACCCGAACATCCGCCGAATCCCGGTGATAGAGGGCTAA
- the cas2 gene encoding CRISPR-associated endonuclease Cas2, giving the protein MMVLVTYDVETKSADGQKRLRHVAKLCENYGQRVQNSVFECLVDPSQWTDLRYKLLKIIDEEKDSLRFYFLGANWKRRVEHVGAKPGYDPEGTLII; this is encoded by the coding sequence ATGATGGTGCTTGTTACCTACGACGTGGAGACTAAGTCCGCGGATGGGCAGAAGAGGTTGCGACATGTCGCTAAGTTGTGTGAGAATTATGGCCAAAGAGTTCAGAACTCTGTTTTTGAGTGCTTAGTGGATCCTTCTCAGTGGACTGATTTGAGGTATAAATTATTAAAAATAATAGATGAAGAAAAAGACAGCCTCCGATTTTATTTTTTAGGGGCAAACTGGAAAAGACGAGTGGAACATGTTGGAGCAAAACCTGGCTATGATCCAGAGGGTACGCTTATAATTTGA
- the thiD gene encoding bifunctional hydroxymethylpyrimidine kinase/phosphomethylpyrimidine kinase translates to MSIYRGLAMTVAGSDSGGGAGIQADLKTFAALKVFGTSAITAITVQNSLGVHGVHTVPPEIVIDQMKAVLSDFNIGAVKTGMLGNSETIEAVCEGIRSWPVDKLVVDPVMVAQSGDSLLEDSAVRAIKEQLLPLALLVTPNVPEAEKLTGLSISDVQGMIHAASAIGEMGPKGVLVKGGHLSGETMNDVLWISGKSITLSSPRIETENNHGTGCTLSAAITAELAAGCDLKEAVERGRAYLRLALENGFKPGKGYGPTGHCVTADWL, encoded by the coding sequence TTGTCCATATACAGAGGGCTCGCCATGACGGTGGCGGGCAGCGATTCAGGTGGTGGCGCAGGAATACAGGCGGACCTCAAGACCTTCGCCGCACTGAAGGTCTTCGGAACCTCGGCCATAACGGCGATAACCGTCCAAAATAGCCTTGGCGTCCACGGGGTACACACCGTACCTCCGGAAATCGTAATAGACCAGATGAAAGCTGTCCTGTCGGACTTCAATATCGGAGCGGTAAAAACCGGGATGCTCGGAAACAGCGAGACCATAGAGGCGGTCTGCGAAGGCATAAGATCCTGGCCGGTGGATAAATTGGTGGTCGACCCGGTAATGGTAGCCCAAAGCGGCGACTCTCTGCTGGAGGACTCCGCAGTACGAGCCATAAAAGAACAGCTCCTACCCTTGGCCCTTCTGGTGACCCCTAACGTACCGGAGGCGGAAAAACTGACAGGACTGTCCATATCGGACGTACAGGGCATGATTCACGCTGCCTCCGCCATAGGGGAGATGGGACCTAAAGGGGTATTGGTAAAAGGGGGGCACCTGAGCGGCGAAACCATGAACGACGTCCTCTGGATCTCGGGGAAATCGATCACGCTCAGTTCGCCGAGGATAGAGACGGAAAACAACCACGGCACAGGCTGTACCCTCAGTGCAGCTATAACCGCCGAGCTGGCGGCGGGATGCGATCTTAAAGAGGCGGTGGAACGAGGCAGGGCTTATCTAAGGCTTGCCCTGGAGAACGGATTTAAACCCGGCAAGGGATACGGCCCGACAGGACACTGTGTCACCGCCGATTGGCTTTAG
- the darG gene encoding type II toxin-antitoxin system antitoxin DNA ADP-ribosyl glycohydrolase DarG, with translation MIEYKSGDILSEDVEALVNTVNCVGVMGRGIALQFKKAYPDNFKIYKKACDEKRVEPGKMTVYETGLLTNPKLIINFPTKRHWRNSSTINDIEIGLKALIELVKNQGIKSIAIPPLGCGLGGLEWSDVKPRILAAFQDLEKVHVVIYEPLELNDAVKTVRSKEPQMTAGRAALIGLMDRYLNGFMDPFISLLEIHKLMYFLQEAGEPLRLRYRKAWYGPYADNLRHVLNVIEGHLVSGYLDGGDTPEKQINILPGAVEKAKSYLEDTPATANRFDRVSELVNGFESPFGMELLASVHWVVTQEKALDKDQIVDAIYSWSDHKKQFSSRQIGIAFDVLAEKGWFPNLPA, from the coding sequence GTGATAGAGTATAAAAGCGGAGACATCCTATCGGAAGATGTAGAGGCATTGGTCAACACCGTAAACTGTGTGGGAGTGATGGGGAGAGGTATCGCCCTCCAGTTTAAAAAAGCATACCCAGATAATTTTAAAATCTACAAAAAAGCCTGCGATGAAAAAAGGGTAGAACCTGGCAAAATGACTGTCTATGAGACAGGATTACTTACCAACCCTAAATTAATAATAAACTTTCCAACAAAACGACACTGGCGCAATAGCAGCACAATTAACGATATCGAAATAGGGTTGAAGGCCTTGATTGAATTAGTTAAAAACCAAGGCATCAAATCTATCGCCATACCTCCCTTAGGATGCGGACTAGGGGGCTTAGAATGGTCCGATGTAAAACCCCGTATTTTAGCGGCCTTCCAGGACCTGGAAAAAGTTCACGTCGTTATATATGAACCTCTAGAACTAAACGATGCCGTCAAAACCGTTCGTAGCAAAGAACCTCAGATGACCGCTGGACGGGCCGCTTTAATAGGCTTGATGGATCGTTACCTCAATGGTTTTATGGATCCTTTTATATCGCTACTGGAAATACATAAACTGATGTACTTTCTGCAAGAGGCAGGAGAACCTCTTAGATTAAGATATCGCAAAGCTTGGTATGGCCCATACGCAGACAACTTACGACACGTACTAAACGTTATAGAGGGACATCTGGTATCAGGATATCTGGATGGGGGAGATACCCCAGAGAAACAGATCAACATCCTGCCTGGAGCGGTAGAAAAAGCTAAGTCATATCTGGAGGATACCCCCGCGACCGCAAACCGCTTTGACAGAGTTTCGGAGCTAGTAAATGGGTTTGAATCTCCTTTTGGAATGGAGCTTCTTGCCTCTGTTCACTGGGTGGTAACCCAGGAAAAGGCTCTAGATAAGGATCAAATCGTAGATGCGATTTACTCGTGGAGTGACCATAAGAAACAATTTTCATCTCGTCAGATCGGCATTGCCTTTGACGTCTTAGCGGAAAAGGGCTGGTTTCCTAACCTTCCTGCCTAG
- a CDS encoding O-acetyl-ADP-ribose deacetylase, whose protein sequence is MGRGITLFRGDITTMEVDAIVNAANSSLLGGGGVDGAIHRAAGPELLEACKKLGGCTTGDSKITFGYSLPARYVIHTVGPVWKGGKSGEAKLLASCYRRSLELARDHDCKTVAFPAISCGVYGYPIKEACTVAVETIRAFLETDDKLESVYLVAFGDEVAEGYRELGL, encoded by the coding sequence ATGGGCAGAGGTATAACCCTATTCAGAGGGGATATCACCACCATGGAGGTGGATGCCATAGTCAACGCCGCCAACAGCTCCCTGTTGGGAGGAGGAGGCGTCGACGGGGCGATCCACCGGGCCGCCGGGCCTGAGCTCCTTGAGGCCTGCAAAAAACTGGGGGGATGCACCACAGGTGACAGCAAGATAACCTTTGGATACTCCCTCCCGGCGAGATACGTGATACACACCGTGGGCCCGGTGTGGAAGGGGGGAAAATCCGGCGAGGCCAAGCTGCTGGCCTCCTGCTACAGGAGGAGCCTGGAGCTGGCGAGGGACCACGACTGCAAGACCGTGGCATTCCCCGCCATAAGCTGCGGCGTCTACGGCTACCCGATAAAAGAGGCCTGCACCGTGGCGGTTGAGACTATTAGGGCGTTCCTGGAGACCGATGACAAACTGGAGAGTGTGTATCTGGTGGCCTTTGGGGATGAGGTGGCGGAAGGGTATCGTGAGCTGGGGCTGTAA
- a CDS encoding carbohydrate kinase family protein produces MTRAILCAGEALVDLISLSPGMGLGDSTLFESRLGGAPMNVAIGARRLGASVSFLGKIGCDPFGDRLWSAMEREGLDLSPSVREGGTSTTLAFVALDRDGKPQFRFYRDNAADVSLKEEEVASVDPRRWSCLSFGSISLLEEPSSSTYLGLFGRFREAGVITAYDPNVRPLAIDRPEHFRSIAMEVISKADIVKISDDDLRWLCPSKEPEESLMDLPISQGSVAFLTLGARGAMARKGETVTSVPAHPVEVKDTTGCGDAFMAAILVKLGQMDREELHRLHQDYLTKTAAFGCAAASVVAGRIGAAFAMGTLEEVIARGGTGL; encoded by the coding sequence GTGACCAGGGCCATACTCTGCGCCGGAGAGGCGTTGGTGGACCTCATATCCCTCTCCCCAGGCATGGGACTAGGGGACTCGACGCTGTTCGAGAGTCGCCTAGGAGGAGCCCCTATGAACGTGGCCATAGGGGCTCGTCGCCTGGGGGCGTCGGTTAGCTTTTTGGGGAAAATAGGGTGCGATCCCTTCGGGGACCGACTTTGGTCCGCTATGGAGAGGGAGGGACTGGATCTCTCCCCCTCGGTCCGTGAAGGGGGAACCTCCACAACCTTGGCCTTCGTCGCCCTTGACCGAGATGGAAAACCGCAGTTTCGGTTTTACCGGGACAACGCCGCCGACGTATCCCTAAAAGAGGAGGAAGTGGCCTCGGTGGATCCCCGCCGTTGGAGTTGTCTATCCTTCGGCTCCATATCCCTGCTGGAGGAGCCGTCCTCATCGACCTATCTAGGGCTATTCGGTCGTTTTAGGGAGGCGGGAGTCATAACCGCCTACGATCCCAACGTCCGCCCTCTGGCGATAGACAGGCCGGAACATTTCAGGTCCATCGCAATGGAAGTCATATCCAAAGCGGATATAGTGAAAATCAGCGACGACGACCTTCGGTGGCTGTGCCCAAGCAAAGAGCCAGAGGAATCGCTGATGGACCTGCCTATATCACAGGGATCGGTGGCCTTTCTCACTCTTGGGGCCAGGGGAGCGATGGCCCGAAAGGGAGAGACGGTCACATCGGTTCCGGCCCATCCGGTGGAGGTCAAAGACACCACCGGCTGTGGCGATGCCTTCATGGCGGCGATATTGGTAAAGCTGGGACAGATGGACAGGGAGGAACTGCACCGCCTACATCAGGACTATCTGACTAAAACCGCCGCCTTCGGCTGTGCGGCGGCATCGGTGGTGGCAGGGAGGATAGGGGCGGCCTTCGCCATGGGGACCTTAGAGGAGGTGATAGCACGTGGAGGGACTGGACTTTAG
- the darT gene encoding type II toxin-antitoxin system toxin DNA ADP-ribosyl transferase DarT, with protein sequence MIPERPKIYHILHLDVLSKILSSNCLLCDAEVQKKGPSSVNIGIEQIKKRRLESKLPSHPELCVGECVPFYFCPRSVMLYLIYKGNHPQLSYRDGQESIVHIEADLYNSLRWAQDNQRRWAFTLSNAGSRYFEDRSNINDLKDLNWEAIMSDQWSNPKIKEGKQAEFLMEHSFPLSLIERLGVKSNKMLDLTYNLLYSFQKNLSVRTMPEWYY encoded by the coding sequence ATGATCCCTGAAAGGCCTAAGATCTATCATATATTGCATCTTGACGTGTTGTCTAAAATACTGTCCTCAAACTGCTTGCTGTGCGACGCTGAGGTTCAAAAGAAAGGCCCAAGTAGCGTTAACATAGGTATTGAGCAAATCAAAAAAAGACGGCTAGAAAGCAAGCTCCCCAGCCATCCAGAATTATGCGTCGGTGAGTGCGTCCCTTTTTATTTTTGCCCGAGATCGGTAATGTTATATTTGATCTACAAGGGAAATCATCCTCAACTTTCATACCGTGACGGACAAGAGTCCATAGTGCATATTGAGGCTGATCTCTATAACTCTCTGCGATGGGCTCAGGATAACCAGAGACGATGGGCCTTTACCCTATCCAATGCTGGATCTAGGTATTTTGAAGACCGAAGCAACATAAATGACCTCAAAGATCTAAACTGGGAAGCTATAATGTCGGACCAATGGTCCAATCCTAAAATCAAAGAAGGTAAACAAGCTGAATTTTTGATGGAGCACAGCTTCCCGCTTAGTCTCATCGAAAGGCTAGGTGTCAAGTCAAATAAAATGCTTGATTTAACATATAATTTATTATATAGTTTTCAAAAAAACTTATCTGTCAGAACAATGCCTGAATGGTACTATTAA
- the thiE gene encoding thiamine phosphate synthase — protein sequence MKMDPSILSLYVIPDRSIGAPRSLAEQASLALDGGATAIQLRDKAMSSSEMTKIARSLTGLCHNKGAKLFVNDRLEVALTAEADGCHLGQSDYPLSKARKMAPRPFLIGLSVHTPEQARIAEEEGADYIGVGAIFPTGTKDDASVIGLEGLREIARSTTLPIVAIGGIALSNGPSVMEAGASGIAVVSAVVGTSDPTSSARELLKLVRS from the coding sequence ATGAAGATGGACCCATCCATACTGAGCCTCTACGTGATCCCCGACAGATCCATCGGTGCCCCAAGGTCCCTGGCGGAACAGGCCAGTCTGGCGCTGGACGGAGGAGCCACCGCCATCCAGCTAAGAGATAAGGCAATGTCCTCGTCGGAGATGACGAAAATAGCCCGCTCCCTCACAGGGCTGTGCCATAACAAGGGGGCCAAGCTCTTCGTCAACGACCGTCTAGAGGTCGCACTGACAGCAGAGGCCGACGGCTGTCACCTAGGTCAGTCGGACTATCCTCTATCGAAAGCCAGAAAGATGGCACCGAGACCTTTCCTGATCGGCCTGTCGGTCCATACCCCCGAACAGGCTCGGATCGCCGAGGAAGAGGGGGCGGACTACATAGGGGTCGGGGCAATCTTCCCCACAGGAACCAAAGACGACGCATCGGTCATAGGCCTTGAGGGCCTGAGGGAGATAGCCCGTTCCACCACCTTGCCCATTGTAGCCATAGGGGGAATCGCCCTGTCGAACGGCCCCTCGGTGATGGAGGCAGGGGCCTCGGGCATAGCGGTCGTATCGGCGGTGGTCGGGACCTCCGACCCGACAAGTTCGGCGAGAGAACTCCTAAAGCTGGTGAGATCATGA
- a CDS encoding diguanylate cyclase domain-containing protein — MEGLDFRTVVLGGFILFCVCIILVGTLWRQSRGRFCGLGYSFLGFILISLGLGLMFLRGIVGPFFSVVMVNSLMIVGLIFGLIGLETFLGLKNSHRKDFIILTILTSAIAYFTYLNPSTPKRIACFSASMSYFSWRYIRIAILDADRSRKNLTLGIGLVFVVYFIIAVARFITALSLYYDAHSLELPSGGIEIFFGYAQQTLIVLWAYALNLMVNKKLMQELDKERLKFSAVFNGSPHGIVLTKLSDGEIIDANPGLTRMLGLDYKNVLGKTIVKIELCASLEERSKMIRRVLQDGSVRDMEIKFKHSSGRQVVGALSIDQVSVNGEGVLLSTIVDVTEQKDMEQQIAKMAQTDPLTGLLNRAAFSDRLDRAMKKASFKGQKLSLMFLDLDRFKPVNDDFGHAVGDVVLRQTTERITDAVGNDGTVGRIGGDEFVVLVPFGEEQARSIGERIVLAIERPFEIDDRSIRISCSVGIAIYPDHGTDEIELAKNADQAMYAVKKAGGNGVRVFGQTDDTDRIRLEGAWG, encoded by the coding sequence GTGGAGGGACTGGACTTTAGGACCGTTGTGCTAGGAGGCTTTATACTTTTTTGCGTGTGTATCATACTGGTAGGAACGCTGTGGCGACAGAGTAGAGGGCGGTTTTGCGGTCTTGGATACTCTTTTTTGGGCTTCATCCTCATTTCCTTAGGTCTAGGACTGATGTTTCTGAGGGGGATCGTCGGTCCATTCTTCTCTGTGGTGATGGTGAACAGCCTCATGATAGTGGGGCTCATCTTCGGTTTGATCGGTTTGGAAACCTTCTTAGGCTTAAAAAACTCTCACCGCAAAGACTTTATAATCTTGACTATACTTACATCAGCTATAGCCTACTTCACCTACTTAAATCCCAGCACTCCCAAAAGGATAGCCTGTTTCTCCGCATCGATGTCTTACTTCTCATGGCGCTACATCAGGATCGCTATACTCGACGCTGACCGATCGAGAAAAAATCTGACACTGGGAATTGGGCTAGTTTTTGTCGTATATTTTATAATAGCCGTAGCAAGATTTATAACAGCCTTATCCCTATACTATGATGCTCACTCGTTAGAGCTTCCCTCCGGTGGCATAGAAATATTTTTCGGCTACGCCCAACAGACTCTAATCGTGCTCTGGGCCTATGCTCTGAATCTGATGGTAAATAAGAAACTCATGCAGGAACTGGACAAGGAGAGACTAAAATTCTCAGCCGTATTCAACGGATCCCCTCATGGCATAGTCCTCACCAAGCTCTCCGACGGAGAAATCATAGACGCCAATCCTGGCCTGACGAGAATGCTTGGCCTCGACTACAAAAATGTACTGGGCAAAACCATAGTAAAAATAGAGCTATGCGCCTCATTAGAGGAGCGATCGAAAATGATACGCAGAGTCTTGCAGGACGGTTCGGTTAGGGATATGGAGATAAAGTTCAAACATTCCTCTGGCAGGCAGGTCGTGGGAGCACTGTCCATAGACCAAGTATCGGTCAACGGCGAGGGAGTTCTGCTGTCCACCATAGTGGACGTCACTGAACAAAAGGACATGGAACAGCAGATAGCTAAAATGGCTCAAACCGATCCATTAACAGGGCTTCTGAACCGAGCGGCCTTCTCCGACAGACTCGACAGAGCGATGAAAAAAGCATCCTTCAAGGGACAAAAACTATCCCTTATGTTTTTAGACCTGGACAGGTTCAAACCGGTTAACGACGACTTCGGCCACGCAGTCGGCGACGTTGTACTGAGGCAAACCACAGAGAGGATAACCGACGCCGTCGGGAACGACGGCACGGTGGGCAGGATAGGGGGAGACGAGTTCGTCGTTCTGGTTCCGTTCGGAGAGGAACAGGCTAGATCGATAGGAGAAAGGATCGTGTTAGCTATAGAGAGGCCCTTCGAGATCGACGATCGATCCATCAGGATATCCTGTAGCGTCGGGATAGCGATCTACCCAGACCACGGAACCGACGAGATAGAGTTGGCGAAGAACGCCGATCAGGCCATGTACGCCGTGAAAAAAGCAGGTGGCAACGGAGTTAGGGTTTTCGGGCAAACCGATGATACCGACAGGATCCGCCTGGAAGGAGCGTGGGGATGA